A section of the Deinococcus taeanensis genome encodes:
- a CDS encoding alpha/beta fold hydrolase, which produces MPAETFTHGRSRLTYATHGEGRPIVLVHGLSGSSRWWRFNIPALEQQHRVYTLDLSGYGLSRGQRSLTVRAAAALIVAWLDHHDLHDVTLVGHSMGGQISLHVAAGAPGRVRNLVLVCASGLLRASAVRTALHLPRAALIGQKRFIGRIVLDSLRAGPWNLWRNAVDLLKDSVQDVLPGVQARTLIIWGERDVLVPLELGRLLHEALPGSQFEVIPRAGHVVMVDDPRRFNALLLAFLSSPGAPGGDVTG; this is translated from the coding sequence CGCCGAAACCTTCACCCACGGGCGATCCCGGCTTACCTACGCCACTCACGGGGAGGGCCGCCCCATCGTGCTGGTTCACGGCCTGAGCGGCTCCAGCCGCTGGTGGCGCTTCAACATCCCTGCCCTTGAGCAGCAGCACCGCGTCTACACCCTGGACCTCAGCGGCTATGGACTCTCGCGCGGCCAGCGGTCCCTGACGGTGCGGGCCGCTGCGGCCCTGATTGTCGCGTGGCTCGATCACCACGACCTGCACGACGTCACGCTCGTGGGTCACTCCATGGGCGGGCAGATCAGCCTTCACGTCGCCGCAGGTGCCCCCGGGCGTGTGCGGAACCTCGTGCTCGTCTGTGCCAGCGGCCTGCTGCGTGCGAGCGCCGTCCGGACGGCGCTGCACCTGCCCCGCGCGGCGTTGATCGGCCAGAAACGATTTATTGGCCGGATCGTTCTTGACAGTCTGCGCGCCGGACCGTGGAACCTGTGGCGGAACGCCGTGGATCTCCTCAAGGACAGCGTGCAGGACGTTCTGCCCGGTGTGCAGGCGCGCACGCTGATCATCTGGGGTGAGCGGGACGTGCTCGTGCCGCTGGAACTGGGCCGCCTGCTGCACGAAGCGTTGCCCGGTTCGCAGTTCGAGGTGATTCCACGCGCCGGCCACGTGGTCATGGTGGATGACCCCCGGCGGTTCAATGCGCTGCTCCTGGCGTTCCTGAGCAGTCCCGGCGCACCCGGCGGAGACGTGACGGGTTGA
- a CDS encoding alpha/beta fold hydrolase: protein MSGEATYLTVNGLRTHAWKRGKGRPLVLVPGLACASWMYVRLARELARERTVFVYDPPGHGHSDDRPAYPVCIEHLTDHLAAWLRQAGLWGAPMLGHSLGGEVMFDLAARHPGAACALVACAPTGIPENPSVHVQLLRLLRDLPRERPGLLVPGIRAYSRCGLRRIYLLARDQQVHMTGPLLGRVDVPTLLLDGLADPVVQSWTVQRIQVDIPDALVRQIEGGTHALTDSHPQAVARFTLDFLRELSV from the coding sequence TTGAGCGGGGAAGCCACCTACCTGACCGTGAATGGGCTGCGTACGCACGCCTGGAAGCGGGGAAAAGGCCGGCCGCTGGTGCTTGTTCCAGGGCTGGCGTGCGCCTCATGGATGTACGTCCGGCTGGCCCGCGAACTCGCGCGGGAACGAACGGTCTTCGTCTACGACCCGCCGGGACACGGTCATTCGGACGACCGGCCGGCGTACCCGGTGTGCATTGAGCACCTCACGGATCACCTCGCAGCGTGGCTGCGCCAGGCGGGGTTGTGGGGCGCGCCCATGCTGGGGCACTCGCTCGGGGGAGAGGTGATGTTTGACCTGGCAGCGCGCCACCCCGGCGCGGCGTGTGCCCTGGTCGCCTGTGCGCCGACGGGAATTCCTGAGAACCCAAGTGTGCATGTTCAGCTGCTGCGCCTGCTCAGGGACCTGCCGAGGGAACGTCCCGGGTTGCTTGTTCCAGGAATCCGTGCGTATTCGCGGTGTGGCCTGCGGCGCATCTACCTGCTTGCCCGGGACCAGCAGGTGCATATGACCGGGCCGCTGCTGGGGCGGGTGGACGTCCCGACCCTGCTGCTTGACGGGCTGGCGGACCCCGTGGTGCAGTCCTGGACGGTGCAGCGGATTCAGGTGGATATTCCCGACGCTTTGGTGCGGCAGATCGAGGGCGGCACCCACGCCCTGACGGACTCCCATCCGCAAGCGGTGGCGCGGTTTACGCTTGACTTTCTCAGAGAACTGTCAGTGTAG
- a CDS encoding mandelate racemase/muconate lactonizing enzyme family protein, with product MSTPPTVTWETLDLHTAQPFGIARWTHSTYPRTFVTLDAGGLTGRGEAAPNAYYGETRGTVDAVLPLLAGALTDPWDWDGLHAQLCAKMPHDHPSVKCALEMAAVEWCAHAAGVPVWRLLGLSPAALPESSYTVSLASLDDMRRQARDAAARGHGVLKVKLGTAQDEAILEALREEAPHVALRVDANAAWTRTQARRMLGVLDAARVEFVEQPLAAGDLDGHAALRAVSTVPIVADESLHHVADILPLARAFDGVNLKLAKLGGPLQALRALRLARAHGLHVMMGCMIESSLGIAAAAHLAGACDWADLDGALLLADDPFTGLRWTAGHLARPDGPGWGVQRA from the coding sequence GTGAGCACCCCGCCCACCGTCACGTGGGAAACCCTGGACCTGCACACCGCGCAACCGTTCGGCATTGCCCGCTGGACGCACAGCACCTACCCCCGCACCTTCGTCACGCTCGACGCGGGCGGCCTCACTGGGCGCGGTGAGGCCGCCCCGAACGCCTACTACGGCGAGACGCGCGGCACCGTGGACGCGGTGCTGCCCCTGCTCGCCGGGGCCCTGACCGACCCGTGGGACTGGGACGGCCTGCACGCGCAGCTCTGCGCAAAAATGCCACACGACCACCCCAGCGTGAAATGCGCACTGGAAATGGCTGCCGTGGAATGGTGCGCCCACGCCGCCGGCGTGCCCGTCTGGCGCCTGCTGGGCCTCTCGCCCGCTGCCCTGCCGGAAAGCAGCTACACCGTCAGTCTCGCGTCCCTGGACGACATGCGCCGGCAGGCGCGCGACGCCGCGGCCCGCGGTCACGGCGTTCTGAAGGTCAAACTCGGCACCGCGCAGGACGAAGCGATCCTCGAGGCGCTGCGGGAGGAAGCGCCCCACGTCGCCCTGAGGGTCGACGCGAACGCCGCCTGGACCCGCACGCAGGCGCGGCGGATGCTCGGCGTGCTCGACGCCGCCCGCGTGGAATTCGTGGAACAGCCCCTCGCGGCCGGCGACCTCGACGGGCACGCCGCACTGCGCGCCGTGTCCACGGTGCCCATCGTCGCTGATGAAAGCCTGCACCACGTCGCGGACATCCTCCCGCTCGCCCGCGCGTTCGACGGCGTGAACCTCAAACTGGCCAAGCTGGGCGGCCCCCTGCAGGCCCTGCGGGCGCTGCGACTCGCCCGCGCGCACGGCCTGCACGTCATGATGGGCTGCATGATTGAAAGCAGCCTCGGGATCGCCGCCGCCGCGCACCTTGCCGGCGCCTGCGACTGGGCCGACCTGGACGGCGCCCTGCTCCTCGCGGACGACCCGTTCACCGGGCTCCGCTGGACGGCCGGGCACCTCGCCCGGCCCGACGGGCCCGGCTGGGGCGTGCAGCGCGCATGA
- a CDS encoding C40 family peptidase yields MSSPVPDPRLHAFDPAMHVAEEALRGQLPGDAWRFVQPQPAHVGAARLSLRAQPDLQSAQVTEALPGEPLQRLWDTAEGWARVRTAHDGYLGWARADGLVGPRPQGETLTVGALRAHAFAGPRISQPIRAELALGAVLTRGAGEVVTEQGRRWVPVLLPDSTDAWVQEVVFSPTSADVADLALQFLHTPYVWGGRSAWGLDCSGLTQVVYAACGRALPRDADQQQAVLTPVQTPARGDLAFFPGHVGLMLNARDMVHANATHMRVTVETLGENEYGTRLAQTLTGYGRWTR; encoded by the coding sequence GTGAGTTCCCCAGTGCCTGACCCGCGCCTTCACGCTTTCGACCCGGCCATGCATGTCGCCGAGGAGGCCCTGCGCGGACAGCTGCCCGGAGACGCGTGGCGGTTCGTGCAGCCCCAGCCGGCCCACGTGGGCGCCGCGCGTCTGAGTCTGCGCGCCCAGCCCGACCTGCAGTCCGCGCAGGTGACCGAGGCGCTGCCCGGAGAGCCCCTGCAGCGCCTGTGGGACACCGCCGAAGGCTGGGCGCGCGTCCGCACCGCGCACGACGGGTACCTCGGCTGGGCGCGCGCGGACGGCCTGGTGGGCCCGCGCCCGCAGGGTGAGACGCTCACGGTCGGCGCCCTGCGGGCCCACGCGTTTGCCGGGCCCAGGATCAGTCAGCCCATCCGCGCGGAACTCGCCCTGGGAGCAGTCCTCACCCGGGGCGCCGGTGAGGTGGTGACCGAACAGGGCCGCCGCTGGGTGCCGGTCCTGCTGCCAGACAGCACGGACGCCTGGGTGCAGGAGGTGGTGTTCTCCCCCACCAGCGCCGATGTCGCGGACCTCGCCCTGCAGTTCCTTCACACGCCGTACGTGTGGGGCGGGCGCAGCGCGTGGGGCCTGGACTGCTCCGGCCTGACCCAGGTGGTGTACGCCGCCTGCGGGCGGGCTCTCCCACGTGACGCCGACCAGCAGCAGGCGGTCCTGACCCCAGTGCAGACGCCCGCCCGAGGTGACCTGGCCTTCTTCCCCGGACACGTGGGCCTCATGCTCAACGCCCGCGACATGGTGCACGCGAACGCCACGCACATGCGCGTCACCGTCGAAACCCTCGGCGAGAACGAGTACGGCACCCGCCTCGCGCAGACCCTCACCGGGTACGGACGGTGGACCCGGTGA
- a CDS encoding dipeptidase, translating into MLIDGHLDLAMNAVDGRDLTLPLDTLRAHDPVPGQTATVSFPELRAAGVRVCFGTLFALPHSAASPAGYTGPQGARAQALAQLDVYHRWQDQGHVHLLPDAAAVAAHLGDPDAPLGVVLLMEGADPIRDASDLPFWVQRGVRVIGPAWGRTRYAGGTAAPGPLTPAGHDLVTAMRDLGVTLDASHLDDAAFWDAAQIGPKLIATHANSRAFVPGNRHLTDDMVRTIAQADGVIGLVLLNRFLHPLPEGSLERVPLATLAAHAAHYASLVGWNRVALGTDLDGGFGAEKTPAGINRYRDVPQVLGALPEAARPGIAAGNWARWLTTHL; encoded by the coding sequence ATCCTGATTGACGGGCACCTGGACCTCGCCATGAACGCCGTGGACGGCCGCGATCTCACCCTGCCTCTGGACACCCTGCGCGCGCACGACCCAGTGCCGGGGCAGACGGCCACGGTGAGCTTCCCGGAACTGCGGGCGGCGGGCGTGCGCGTGTGCTTCGGCACGCTGTTCGCCCTGCCGCACAGCGCGGCCAGCCCGGCCGGGTACACCGGCCCCCAGGGTGCGCGCGCCCAGGCCCTGGCGCAACTGGACGTGTACCACCGCTGGCAGGACCAGGGGCACGTGCATCTCCTGCCGGACGCCGCCGCGGTCGCCGCCCACCTCGGCGACCCGGACGCGCCGCTCGGGGTGGTGCTGCTGATGGAAGGCGCCGACCCCATCCGGGACGCCAGCGACCTGCCTTTCTGGGTGCAGCGCGGGGTGCGGGTCATCGGCCCGGCCTGGGGCCGCACCCGGTACGCAGGCGGCACGGCCGCGCCCGGCCCGCTGACTCCGGCGGGCCACGACCTGGTGACCGCCATGCGCGACCTGGGGGTCACGCTGGACGCCTCCCACCTGGACGACGCCGCGTTCTGGGACGCCGCGCAGATCGGCCCGAAACTGATCGCCACGCACGCCAACAGCCGCGCCTTCGTGCCCGGCAACCGGCACCTCACGGACGACATGGTCCGCACGATCGCGCAGGCGGACGGGGTGATCGGCCTGGTGCTCCTGAACCGCTTCCTGCACCCCCTGCCCGAAGGCAGCCTGGAACGCGTGCCCCTTGCGACGCTCGCCGCGCACGCAGCGCACTACGCCTCGCTGGTCGGGTGGAACCGTGTGGCGCTCGGCACGGACCTCGACGGCGGCTTCGGCGCGGAGAAAACCCCCGCGGGCATCAACCGGTACCGCGACGTGCCCCAGGTGCTGGGCGCCCTGCCTGAAGCGGCCCGGCCGGGCATCGCGGCCGGAAACTGGGCGCGCTGGCTGACCACCCACCTCTGA